Within Acidobacteriota bacterium, the genomic segment GGAAGATGTACGTGATGTACGAGACGCCGTCGATCTCGGCGATGCGCGAGCCGATGGCGTACCCGAAGACGAGGACGTACAGGAACGCGTTGATCACGGGGGGGACGACGGTCTGGTTCGGCAGCACGAGGAAGCGGTACACCTCGCGCCTCAGGAGAGTGAAGAAGCCCGTGGAGGCGCTCACCGCAGCTCGCTCCGGCGTTCCTTGAGGAAGTAGTTCGCGAGATCGCCCCCCGCCTGGGCGATAACCTCGTCCTTGGGGCCGGTCGTGATGATCGTTCCGAGATCGATCACGGCCAGCGTGCGGCAGAGGGCCTCGGCCTCCTCGAGGTAGTGCGTCGTGAGGACGATCGTCTTCCCGCGCCCGTTGATCTCCGTCCAGTACTCCCACAGATCGCGCCGCAGCTCGACGTCGACGCCGGCCGTCGGCTCGTCGAGGATGAGGATTGGCGGATCGTGGATCATCGCCTTCGCGATCAGGAGGCGCCGCTTCATGCCGCCCGAGAGGCGCGGCGTCTTCTCGTGGCGCTTGTCCCAGAGCCCGAAGCGGACGAGGAGCTCCTCGGCGCGGCGGCGGGCCTCGGCACGCGGGAGGCCGAAGTACCCGCCCTGGTAGACGAGGATCTCGACGATCGGGAAAAAGCGATCGAAGTTGAACTCCTGGGGGGCGAGGCCGATCTGGCGCCGCGAGGCGCGGTAGTCGCGCACGACGTCGTGCCCGAGGACCGAGGCCTTCCCCGAGGTCGGCGAGGCGAGGCCGGTCAGGATGTTGATGAGGGTGCTCTTGCCGGCGCCGTTCGGGCCGAGGAGGCCGAAGAAGGCCCCCTTCGGGATCGTGAGGCTCACACCCCTGAGAGCCTCGACGTCGCGATAGCGTTTCCCCAGGCTCACCACATCGATCGCCGGCGTCACGAGGGCTATTTCCCGCGCGGCGGCGCGTCGAGCTCCCGGTGGATCCGCAGCAGCGCCTCGAGAAGCCGGCGGCGCTCGTCCGCGGCGAAGGGGTTCATCTGGTGGATGTCGTGGAAGAACTCGGGGGAGTCATGCCTCACGAACTCGACCATCCGCGCGAGGCGGTCGTACGCCGGGGTGGTGAGCGCCCCTTCCTGGATGCCGATGTCGACGAGGGCGCGGCCGACGAACTGCGTCAGCGCCTGCGTCGCCGCCATCGCGCGATCGTGCTCGGCGGGCGTCGTCACGTGGACGACGAGGCCGGCCTCCTCGAGGAATTTCTTCAGCAGCTCCGCGCGCCGCGTGCGGGCGGGGCAGAGGGCCACGGTCATCCCCGCGACGCCGCCGCGGCCGCTCTGCGGCCCGAAGAGGGCGTGAAGGCCCACCACCTCGACGTCCTCGGGGACAGCCTTCAGCAGCCACTCGATGGGCTTCACCTTCACCGCGCAGCACTCCATCAGGAGCGAGCCGGGGGAGAGGTGCGGCACGAGGCTCTCGAGGCAGGCGGGGAGCTCTGAGATCGGCGTCGCGAGGAGGACGAACGGCTGGGAGGCCGCCTCCTCGATCGTTCCCCAGCGCACACCGAGGGCGGCCGCCCTCTTCCTCAGGTCCTTGAGATCCCAGACGACGAGGTTGAGGCGGGAGCGCAGGTGTTTCGCGACGAACTGCCCGAAGCGGCCGAAGCCGATGAGTCCCAGATTCACGGCCGCGGATTGTATCATCGCCCGCCATGCGCGCGATGCACGCCATGCGGGGCCGCTCCCTCGCGTCGAAGCTGGCCTGGATCCTGGTCTTCGTCGCCGGGATGGCCTACGTCGAGTCGGCGGTCGTCGTCTATCTGAGGGAGATCGCGAACCCCGCGGGGACGATGTTCCCGATCGTCATCATCCCTCGCCCGCTCGCCGCGATCGAGATCGGCCGCGAGGCGGCGACGATCTTCATGCTCGTCGCGCTTGGCGCCCTCTCCGGGTCGGACGTCTGGGAGCGCTTCCTCCTCTTCTGCGCCGCGTTCGCCGCGTGGGACATCCTCTACTACGCCTGGCTGAAGGTCTTCATCGGTTGGCCGGAATCGCTCCTGACGTGGGACATCCTGTTCCTGATCCCCGTGCCGTGGGTGGCGCCCGTGGTGGCGCCGGTGATCGTCGCGACGACGATTCTCGCCGGGACGGGAGTCCTGCTGCGGATGAAGTCACGGGGGGCGGTGCTGGCGTTCCCCGCGTGGCTGTGGGCGATCGCCATCGCGGGCGGGCTCGTCGACATCCTCTCGTTCACGCTCGATTTCCGGAGCGCCTTCACGGGACCGGAGCCGGCCCCCTTCCGATGGGGATTGTTCGCGCTCGGATGGGGGATGGGGGCCGCGGCGCTGGCCTTGGGGACGCGCCGGATCGCGCGGGGGGAATAGCCCCCGGTCAGCGGGCCGAGCGCCCGGGCGTCACGCCCATCCCGGGGTCGTCTCCCAGCACGATCTCGCCGTCGACGAGCTCGAAGCCTCCCTCGAACGGATCGGCCGCGAGGTCGAGGTGGCCGTCGAGATCGATCCACGCGACGCTGTCGGCGGCCGCGGCGAAGTGCGCGGCGGCGGCGATGCTCGCGCGCGACTCGTCCATGCAGCCGACCAGCGCCCGCCAGCCGGCCCGGTGGAGGGCCGCGTCGATCCGCCGCGCCTCCGCGATGCCGCCGCATTTCATGAGCTTGATGTTGGCGCCGCGGGCCGCCCCGGCGCGCGTGAGCCGATCGAGATCGGCCGCGGTCTTCACCCCCTCGTCCGCCACAACCGGCGGCGCCGAACCCTCGGTCACGCGCCGCATCCCGTCCAGATCACCCGCGGGGACCGGCTGCTCAAAGAGCTCGACGCCGAGGGCGGGAAGGGCCGCCGCCACCTTCAGCGCCTCCCCGGGGGAGTACCCCTGGTTCGCGTCCACCCGGATGGCGACGGCAGGGCCCACCGCCTCGCGGACGCGCGCGAGGGTCTCGAGATCCTGCTCGGCGTTCTCGCCGATCTTCACCTTGATCGATCGGAAGCCTCGGGCGGCGTGGCGGCGGGCCGCCTCGGCGGTGCCGCGCGGATCGCCGATGCCCACCGTGATCGACGTGACGAGCCGCCGCCTCGCGCCGCCGAGGAGGCGCACGAGAGAGACGCCGCGGATCTTCGCGTGGAGGTCGTGGAGCGCGATGTCGATCGCGGCGAGGGCGCTTCGCGCCTCCGGCGAGGCCGAGGCCGCCGCGGCGATTGCCGCGTCGAGATCCGAGGGGTCGAGACCCCGGACGGCGGGTGCGATCCGGTCGTCGAGGGCGCGCGCCGCCGAGTCGAAATCGTCTCCGGTCAGGGGCGGCACCGGAGCGGCGGCGCCGTACCCCTCGCGACCGGCGTCGTCGCGGATCGTGAGGAGGATCATCTCCGCCGTGTCGAAGGTGCGGCCGGCGATCCGGTAGGGGACGGTGATCGGCGTGCGCACGGGGCGGACCTCGACGTCGACGATCCTCACGCGCGAAGCCCGTAGCGATCGACGACGAGCGCCGCGAGCTTCGCC encodes:
- a CDS encoding ABC transporter ATP-binding protein — translated: MTPAIDVVSLGKRYRDVEALRGVSLTIPKGAFFGLLGPNGAGKSTLINILTGLASPTSGKASVLGHDVVRDYRASRRQIGLAPQEFNFDRFFPIVEILVYQGGYFGLPRAEARRRAEELLVRFGLWDKRHEKTPRLSGGMKRRLLIAKAMIHDPPILILDEPTAGVDVELRRDLWEYWTEINGRGKTIVLTTHYLEEAEALCRTLAVIDLGTIITTGPKDEVIAQAGGDLANYFLKERRSELR
- a CDS encoding prephenate dehydrogenase, with the protein product MNLGLIGFGRFGQFVAKHLRSRLNLVVWDLKDLRKRAAALGVRWGTIEEAASQPFVLLATPISELPACLESLVPHLSPGSLLMECCAVKVKPIEWLLKAVPEDVEVVGLHALFGPQSGRGGVAGMTVALCPARTRRAELLKKFLEEAGLVVHVTTPAEHDRAMAATQALTQFVGRALVDIGIQEGALTTPAYDRLARMVEFVRHDSPEFFHDIHQMNPFAADERRRLLEALLRIHRELDAPPRGK
- a CDS encoding dipeptide epimerase, with the translated sequence MRIVDVEVRPVRTPITVPYRIAGRTFDTAEMILLTIRDDAGREGYGAAAPVPPLTGDDFDSAARALDDRIAPAVRGLDPSDLDAAIAAAASASPEARSALAAIDIALHDLHAKIRGVSLVRLLGGARRRLVTSITVGIGDPRGTAEAARRHAARGFRSIKVKIGENAEQDLETLARVREAVGPAVAIRVDANQGYSPGEALKVAAALPALGVELFEQPVPAGDLDGMRRVTEGSAPPVVADEGVKTAADLDRLTRAGAARGANIKLMKCGGIAEARRIDAALHRAGWRALVGCMDESRASIAAAAHFAAAADSVAWIDLDGHLDLAADPFEGGFELVDGEIVLGDDPGMGVTPGRSAR